The Bombus fervidus isolate BK054 chromosome 3, iyBomFerv1, whole genome shotgun sequence genome includes a window with the following:
- the LOC139985332 gene encoding phosphoenolpyruvate carboxykinase [GTP], producing the protein MSPRIDPIRWSNLASTSFRTTRSFSIAAASVRGSLINNPKNLRYFGPIDSVNVFGSKQKIARFAILSHRTIPNVGEMPHAIDVYYPRVSTLVTNVAKNPSISNSYDCIGKIPLLNTLTEPLAPKVCSYVEECASLCCPKDIYICDGSDAEYDHLLKLMEKNGTISALPKYENCWLARTNPADVARVEKCTSISTDCKRDTIPTPRNGVTGELGNWISPVDMDKAILERFPGCMKGRTMYVIPFSMGPMGSPLSKIGIEITDSAYVVCSMRIMTRMGKKVLETLGNEDFVKCLHSVGVPKSDSKVEVNSSWPCDPERTIILHKPAKNEIVSYGSGYGGNSLLGKKCFALRIGSTIARDEGWLAEHMLILAITNPKGRKRYITAAFPSACGKTNLAMMQPTLPGYKVECVGDDITWMKFDQEGRLRAINPENGFFGVAPGTNSATNPNAMRTIFKNTIFTNVAATSDGGVFWEGLEKEISDDVEITDWRGKKWTRGSRTPAAHPNSRFCTPVKQCPIVDPAWEEPTGVPIDAILFGGRRPEGIPLIYQARNWQHGVFIGASMRSEATAAAEHTDKAIMHDPFAMRPFFGYNFGHYLNHWLNMTEVKNAKLPAIFHVNWFRKNADGKFLWPGYGENSRVLDWILRRLDGEDVAVDSAIGLLPKLQSFNLENLKENVDMEELFSLPKDFWQKEVEHLREYFDAQVGDDLPAAIREELDRLASNVDKL; encoded by the exons ATGTCGCCGAGAATCGATCCGATACGCTGGTCGAATCTTGCCAGTACCAGTTTTCGCACCACAAGAAGCTTCTCCATAGCTGCAGCTTCCGTCAGAGGATCGTTGATCAACAACCCAAAGAATCTTCGATATTTTGGACCGATCGATAGTGTTAACGTCTTTGGGAGCAAACAGAAGATAGCAAGATTCGCGATTTTGAGCCATCGAACTATTCCAAACGTTGGAGAGATGCCGCACGCGATCGACGTGTATTATCCGCG aGTGTCCACGTTGGTCACCAATGTGGCGAAAAATCCATCCATCAGCAACAGTTACGATTGTATAGGGAAGATACCGTTGCTGAATACACTGACAGAACCCCTTGCTCCAAAAGTTTGTTCATACGTCGAGGAATGTGCATCCCTTTGCTGTCCTAAGGACATTTACATTTGCGATGGAAGCGATGCAGAGTACGATCATCTGTTGAAACTTATGGAAAAGAATGGAACGATATCGGCTTTACCAAAATATGAAAACTG TTGGCTTGCTAGAACGAATCCAGCGGACGTAGCACGCGTCGAGAAATGCACGTCCATCAGCACAGACTGCAAACGCGATACTATTCCTACTCCACGTAACGGTGTTACCGGAGAACTGGGTAACTGGATTTCTCCGGTTGACATGGACAAAGCTATTCTTGAACGTTTCCCAGGATGCATGAAAG GTCGAACAATGTACGTCATCCCCTTCAGCATGGGTCCAATGGGCTCACCTCTGTCAAAGATTGGAATAGAGATCACAGATTCCGCATATGTCGTCTGTTCCATGAGGATAATGACTAGGATGGGGAAAAAGGTCCTGGAAACCCTTGGCAATGAAGATTTCGTCAAGTGTCTGCACTCTGTCGGTGTACCAAAAAGCGACTCTAAGGTTGAAGTTAACTCTTCCTGGCCCTGTGATCCTGAAAGAACCATCATCCTTCATAAACCAGCCAAGAATGAAATAGTTTCTTACGGTAGCGGTTATGGTGGCAATTCTTTGCTTGGAAAAAAGTGTTTCGCTCTGAGAATTGGTTCGACTATTGCTAGGGATGAAGGATGGCTTGCAGAACATATGCTC ATACTGGCTATCACAAATCCAAAAGGTAGAAAGCGTTACATTACTGCAGCGTTCCCCAGTGCTTGCGGCAAGACCAACCTAGCCATGATGCAGCCGACGTTACCAGGGTATAAAGTCGAGTGCGTGGGAGATGATATTACCTGGATGAAATTCGACCAGGAAGGCAGACTCCGTGCTATAAATCCAGAAAATGGATTCTTCGGCGTGGCACCCGGAACCAATAGCGCTACGAACCCTAATGCTATGAGAACTATCTTCAAGAACACTATCTTCACCAATGTGGCTGCAACCAGTGACGGTGGAGTCTTCTGGGAGggattggaaaaagaaatcagCGATGACGTTGAA ATCACCGATTGGCGAGGCAAAAAGTGGACCAGAGGATCTAGGACCCCAGCAGCGCACCCGAATTCCAGATTCTGTACACCAGTCAAACAATGTCCTATTGTAGATCCTGCTTGGGAAGAACCAACAGGTGTTCCCATCGATGCTATTCTGTTTGGAGGGCGAAGACCAGAAGGTATTCCTCTTATATATCAAGCTAGAAACTGGCAGCATGGTGTTTTCATTGGAGCTTCGATGAGGTCTGAAGCTACTGCTGCAGCGGAACATACG GACAAAGCAATCATGCACGATCCGTTTGCTATGAGACCCTTCTTCGGCTACAATTTCGGACATTATCTCAATCACTGGCTGAATATGACCGAAGTGAAAAATGCCAAGCTACCAGCTATATTCCACGTGAATTGGTTCAGGAAGAATGCTGATGGCAAGTTCCTTTGGCCAGGATATGGCGAGAACTCACGCGTTCTAGACTGGATTCTTCGAAGGCTCGACGGCGAAGACGTTGCGGTAGATTCTGCCATAGGTTTATTACCAAAATTACAGTCTTTTAATTTGGAAAACTTGAAGGAGAATGTAGATATGGAGGAATTGTTCAGTTTACCAAAAGATTTCTGGCAAAAGGAAGTTGAGCACCTTAGGGAATATTTCGACGCGCAAGTAGGCGATGATTTACCTGCAGCCATTCGTGAAGAGCTCGATCGTCTCGCTTCTAACGTGGATAAGCTTTAA
- the LOC139998359 gene encoding PHAF1 protein CG7083, whose amino-acid sequence MLELEVVPERSLGCEQWEFILGMHFSQSVSIIQSQVGIIRGVQVLYSDSNPLDVDLVINLPHDGVRLIFDPVVQRLKIIEIYNMKLVKLKYCGLPFNSPEVLPSIEQIEHSFGATHPGVYDSDKQVFVLNFRGLSFYFPIDSKFQPGYAHGLGSLQFPNGTSPLVAKTAIYVGNMGAGGGSDEHNLKAPPPPLPLVCYHNNLYLEKADVMRDKMRTRGLRLHLFTEGSSVTRVLLEPKKRCLTKEVLFGDTCEDVLSALGAPSRVFFKAEDKMRIHSPHAHKRDKIRRSDFFYNYFTLGLDVLFDAKTQCVKKFVLHTNYPGHYNFNMYHRCEFSLTLPPENNSTESGKLIDVSPSPVTITAYTKWDRISEQLKASARPVVLNRASSTNTTNPFGCTFCYGIRDAIVEVMANQHIASVTLYRAV is encoded by the exons ATGTTGGAACTCGAGGTAGTGCCCGAAAGATCCCTCGGCTGCGAGCAGTGGGAATTTATTTTAG GCATGCATTTTTCCCAATCTGTATCAATAATACAATCCCAAGTGGGCATTATAAGGGGAGTACAAGTACTTTATAGTGATAGT AATCCTTTAGATGTAGATTTAGTAATTAACTTACCTCATGATGGAGTTCGGCTTATATTCGACCCAGTGGTACAAAGGCTCAAAATAATTGAGATTTATAACATGAAATTAGTTAAACTCAAATACTGTGGTTTGCCATTCAATTCACCAGAGGTTTTGCCATCTATTGAACAGATTGAACATTCATTTGGAGCAACCCATCCTGGTGTTTATGATAGTGATAAACAA GTATTTGTGTTAAATTTTCGAGGactatcgttttattttcccattgatTCAAAGTTTCAACCTGGATATGCACATGGATTAGGATCATTGCAATTCCCAAATGGAACATCTCCCCTTGTGGCAAAAACAGCTATTTATGTTGGTAACATGGGTGCTGGAGGTGGAAGCGATGAGCACAACTTAAAGGCACCACCACCACCTCTACcactt GTTTGCTATCATAACAATTTGTATTTAGAAAAGGCAGATGTCATGCGAGACAAAATGCGTACACGAGGTCTTAGATTGCACCTTTTCACAGAAGGTAGCTCTGTAACAAGGGTATTACTGGAGCCAAAAAAACGCTGCTTAACCAAAGag GTGTTATTTGGTGATACTTGTGAAGATGTGCTGAGTGCTTTGGGAGCACCATCTCGAGTCTTTTTCAAAGCTGAGGATAAGATGCGCATTCATAGCCCTCACGCACACAAACGCGATAAAATAAGACGGTCGGATTTCTTCTACAACTATTTTACTTTAGGATTG GATGTTTTATTTGATGCCAAAACCCAATGTGTTAAGAAGTTTGTGCTACACACAAATTACCCGGGgcattataattttaacatgTACCATCGTTGCGAGTTTTCTTTAACTCTTCCACCAGAAAATAATTCCACCGAATCGGGGAAACTTATAGATGTTTCCCCTTCTCCAGTTACG ATCACTGCCTACACAAAATGGGATAGAATAAGCGAACAGTTGAAGGCTAGTGCACGGCCAGTAGTATTGAACCGTGCTTCCTCGACGAACACAACAAATCCATTTGGGTGTACGTTTTGTTATGGTATACGCGACGCGATCGTCGAAGTCATGGCGAATCAACATATCGCGAGTGTAACTTTATACAGAGCTGTGTGA
- the LOC139985343 gene encoding dual specificity protein phosphatase CDC14A, with product LEITTVYKHPDVTYICEYIKDKFYFATLYNGRKDVKSTSNIHFFTIDDELIYNNFYYDFGPLNLACLYKYCCKVSKKLESPGNEHRQIVHYTSQRDHKRANSAYLVASYAVLYLNKSPREAYNILFMGGEIPIKPFRDASMGSGIYNIHLIDCLNALKKAVSFGFFNFCDFDVVEYEKYEDMRNGALNWMVPQKFLAFVGPSTEPGTPYHPPECYIDYFLKNEVTAVVRLNKKAYSASRFTDVGITHYDMFMPDGTVPPRRILNEFLQLSENTSGPIAVHCKAGLGRTGSLIAAYLIKHYKMTAREAIAWIRICRPGSVIGHQQAWLENIEKNLLNAGQQYKLKYYGDGDVILHHKRGIYSIADKLERKIHYTLDGGCTGKLRNFRGTDNSERTPQKYRAMDPYIMTQGDRLNEIKMNKFKPSRTSESRQKNCISHGLDALKNTRRRK from the exons TTAGAAATTACTACAGTTTATAAACATCCAGATGTTACTTATATCTGTGAATATATAAAAGACAAATTCTATTTTGCAACGTTATACAACGGTCGAAAGGATGTAAAAAGCACGTCTAATATCCATTTCTTTACAATCGACGACGAgctaatttacaataatttttactaCGATTTTGGCCCTTTAAACCTCGCTTGTTTATACAA ATACTGCTGCAAAGTAAGTAAGAAGCTCGAGAGCCCAGGAAATGAGCATAGACAAATCGTGCACTATACATCACAACGAGATCACAAAAGGGCAAATTCCGCATATCTGGTTGCCTCTTACGCGGTATTATACCTGAACAAAAGTCCAAGAGAAGCTTACAACATTCTTTTTATGGGAGGTGAAATTCCTATAAAGCCATTTCGAGATGCCTCTATGGGATCaggaatttataatattcattt AATAGATTGCTTGAACGCGCTTAAAAAAGCAGTTTCTTTCggcttttttaatttttgcgaCTTTGATGTGGTTGAGTATGAAAAGTATGAGGACATGAGAAACGGTGCCTTAAATTGGATGGTACCACAAAAGTTCCTGGCTTTCGTTGGTCCAAGTACGGAACCAGGCACACCTTATCATCCACCTGAGTGCTAcattgattattttttaaagaacgaAGTCACAGCCGTGGTCAGATTGAATAAGAAAGCATACAGTGCATCGAG ATTCACAGATGTAGGGAtcacgcattacgatatgttCATGCCAGACGGCACGGTACCACCGAGAAGAATACTGAATGAATTTTTGCAACTAAGCGAAAATACCAGCGGTCCGATAGCAGTTCATTGCAAA gcTGGATTAGGAAGGACAGGTTCATTAATTGCCGCATATTTAATAAAGCATTATAAAATGACGGCAAGAGAAGCTATTGCCTGGATAAGGATTTGCAGACCTGGTTCCGTTATTGGACATCAACAAGCCTGGTTagaaaatatagagaaaaatttgttgaaCGCTGGTCAACAATATAA ACTGAAGTATTATGGCGATGGTGATGTAATATTGCACCATAAACGCGGAATATATTCGATCGCAGACAAGTTGGAAAGGAAAATACACTACACGCTTGATGGAGGGTGCACAG gaaaattaagaaattttcgcGGAACAGACAATTCAGAACGAACACCACAGAAATACAGAGCTATGGATCCATATATTATGACACAAGGAGATAGACTGAACGAAATCAAAATGAACAAATTCAAACCATCTCGAACGTCAGAGTCGCGACAAAAGAATTGCATCTCTCACGGATTGGACGCTTTGAAAAACACGCGTCGAAGAAAATAA